One Miscanthus floridulus cultivar M001 chromosome 11, ASM1932011v1, whole genome shotgun sequence DNA window includes the following coding sequences:
- the LOC136491346 gene encoding uncharacterized protein: MEELGCVVTASVQQCQPVHGPTLIFMPYADHVFFKNLLTLNCSADQLGKIVLLGHRFGTMVKLFELSMSKQQEKFGVTEQREKVRRVMAIREYVREIELCSEIDGLLDSPLWGDDDPDAELAKDCDDSFLSKKDCDYSQEECRCMHCIANIERHAMISALPSSFSVHVFHFDPEIDMDHLVPVNCPKRVWSTVNVQMNCDAQLAGWYLNPNDAYIEDKDLKEAVSIVKEVRETMLDVRSSSLYAKFIHQLKENPSIGDHISSMLGSHECMDLVIYGLESFEFDMRSQYQLAFALLLKEDKVFPVGNIEIYDPALSPADVKACFDLGVRVLLVNEQCQRSVEKPTLFYVPGLKFIGNLVESNFSPKQLNKVILVSYGLKYSVESAYGAFENWNLGCTSRGSLALERVRFLWATVDYIHEAIAMGKSNEELDGVGELKVEFVEVDDDMDIYSKLPRLTLKEKFYLNFMLEVEYNSFLSFDHVASLHMQLEERISRPFREDPCDCRDDDTPFLGPVFRHRLPAMKRTTWSPPPKGWIKLNFHGIGCSKGRPASIGGIFHNDKAIWYMDLRPTEAPAPAEVPEECKCNKGEDDGSKYTDEDNGRKDDDEEDVGASSEFDIPPGWVQREYIAWHVEQPANWVTIGLARVGASLPVIFLLDNLLLSCVNTW; the protein is encoded by the exons ATGGAGGAGTTGGGCTGCGTCGTTACCGCGTCGGTTCAGCAGTGCCAGCCAGTTCACGGGCCGACGCTCATCTTCATGCCATATGCAGACCACGTCTTCTTCAAAAACCTGCTCACCTTGAACTGTAGCGCGGATCAGCTCGGCAAGATCGTCTTGCTCGGGCACAGATTTGGCACCATGGTCAAGTTGTTTGAGCTCAGCATGTCCAAGCAGCAGGAGAAGTTTGGTGTCACCGAGCAGAGGGAGAAAGTGAGGAGGGTGATGGCAATTCGGGAGTATGTGCGTGAGATTGAGCTATGCTCAGAAATCGATGGTTTGCTTGATAGTCCTCTCTGGGGAGATGATGATCCTGATGCTGAACTAGCCAAAGATTGTGACGATTCATTTCTTTCAAAAAAGGATTGTGACTATTCACAGGAGGAGTGCAGATGCATGCACTGCATTGCTAATATAGAGAGACATGCCATGATTAGTGCTCTTCCCAGCTCCTTTTCAGTTCATGTATTCCACTTTGATCCTGAAATTGACATGGACCATCTTGTGCCAG TGAATTGTCCTAAGAGGGTTTGGAGCACAGTGAACGTCCAGATGAACTGTGATGCTCAGTTAGCAGG ATGGTATTTAAATCCTAATGATGCATACATTGAGGATAAAGATTTAAAGGAAGCGGTGAGCATAGTTAAAGAAGTGCGTGAAACTATGCTCGATGTTAGGAGTTCTTCACTGTACGCAAAGTTCATTCATCAGCTTAAGGAAAATCCAAGTATTGGAGATCATATCTCAAGCATGTTGGGAAGTCATGAATGCATGGATTTGGTAATTTATGGCCTTGAGAGCTTTGAATTTGACATGAGATCTCAGTATCAGCTTGCTTTCGCTCTTCTTCTAAAGGAAGATAAGGTATTTCCAGTTGGCAACATTGAAATATATGACCCGGCACTCTCGCCAGCTGATGTCAAGGCTTGCTTCGACTTGGGAGTAAGAGTTCTTCTAGTTAATGAGCAGTGTCAAAGAAGTGTGGAGAAGCCAACACTTTTCTATGTTCCAGGTCTGAAATTCATAGGGAATCTTGTGGAATCAAACTTCTCTCCTAAGCAATTAAATAAGGTGATTCTGGTTTCCTATGGGTTGAAGTACAGTGTGGAAAGTGCTTATGGTGCATTTGAAAACTGGAACCTTGGATGTACCAGTAGGGGTTCCCTAGCTTTGGAAAGGGTCAGATTCCTGTGGGCAACCGTGGATTACATTCATGAAGCCATTGCTATGGGAAAATCCAATGAGGAATTAGATGGTGTTGGTGAGTtgaaggtggagtttgttgaagTGGACGATGATATGGACATATACTCAAAATTGCCAA GGCTGACACTCAAGGAGAAATTTTACCTTAACTTCATGTTGGAGGTGGAATATAATTCATTCCTTTCTTTTGA TCATGTGGCTTCCCTCCATATGCAACTGGAAGAGCGAATATCACGCCCATTCAGAGAAGATCCATGTGATTGCAGGGATGATGATACTCCATTCTTGGGACCTGTTTTCCGTCACCGTCTCCCAGCAATGAAACGGACTACATGGTCGCCTCCACCCAAGGGTTGGATCAAGCTCAATTTTCATGGAATTGGCTGTTCCAAGGGCCGTCCCGCCAGCATTGGTGGTATATTCCACAATGACAAAG CTATTTGGTACATGGATTTGAGACCCACCGAGGCACCTGCTCCTGCTGAGGTACCTGAGGAGTGCAAGTGCAACAAAGGTGAGGATGATGGTTCAAAGTATACAGACGAGGATAATGGTCGaaaggatgatgacgaggaggatgTTGGGGCATCTTCAGAGTTTGACATCCCTCCTGGATGGGTTCAGAGAGAGTACATAGCTTGGCATGTTGAACAGCCGGCTAATTGGGTCACGATTGGTCTGGCACGTGTTGGAGCTTCCCTACCTGTGATCTttctgttagataatctactgctttctTGTGTGAACACATGGTAG
- the LOC136491347 gene encoding uncharacterized protein, translating into MAAAPRTGPGCLGSPPAQAPSSSLAGVQGASKRLGVSKSSWIVRTESNVRRERPKRPDPPCTICKGTGRIDCRNCFGRGRTNRADLVMLPKGEWPQWCRICGGSGLDYCLRCHGTGEYREPMGFHFTVQRK; encoded by the exons ATGGCTGCGGCGCCGAGGACCGGCCCCGGTTGCCTGGGGTCGCCGCCGGCTCAGGCTCCCTCGAGCTCACTCGCCGGGGTTCAAGGCGCCTCGAAGCGACTGGGCGTATCGAAGTCGTCGTGGATCGTCCGCACTGAG TCAAACGTTAGGAGGGAGAGACCAAAACGACCTGATCCTCCTTGCACCATCTGCAAAGGCACCGGGAGAATAGACTGCCGAAACTGCTTTGGCCGAG GTAGAACAAACCGTGCCGATCTGGTCATGCTTCCAAAGGGCGAATGGCCACAATG GTGTCGAATTTGTGGAGGTAGTGGACTGGATTACTGCCTCCGGTGCCATGGAACGGGTGAATATCGAGAACCCATGGGCTTCCACTTCACTGTCCAGAGAAAATGA